One window from the genome of Acidihalobacter ferrooxydans encodes:
- a CDS encoding sigma-70 family RNA polymerase sigma factor, protein MDAGQDTVAEAGVAARNAALADLLARVALRDRKAFETLYRETARHLLGVVLRIVDERAAAEDVLQELFVEVWSKADRYRVDLAAPMTWLRMLAQRRAIDHRRRRTAAGAHRVDDDTDPDSLQGMSGSPESLSEDGLWNRHLNECLEELPEAQREVVVLIYVHGWTQQELVERQGSPLGTVKSWARRGLQALRACVERISDR, encoded by the coding sequence ATGGATGCAGGGCAGGACACCGTGGCCGAAGCTGGCGTGGCCGCGCGCAATGCGGCGCTGGCCGATCTGCTCGCGCGCGTGGCGCTGCGGGATCGCAAGGCCTTCGAGACGCTCTATCGGGAAACGGCGCGGCATCTTTTGGGCGTTGTGCTGCGAATAGTCGATGAGAGAGCTGCTGCTGAAGATGTGTTGCAGGAGCTTTTCGTCGAGGTCTGGAGCAAGGCCGACCGTTATCGGGTTGATCTTGCTGCGCCGATGACCTGGCTGCGCATGCTGGCGCAACGGCGCGCGATCGATCATCGCCGTCGGCGCACGGCGGCCGGCGCGCACCGGGTGGACGACGACACCGATCCTGACAGCCTGCAAGGCATGTCCGGATCGCCCGAATCGCTGAGTGAAGATGGGCTGTGGAACCGGCATTTGAATGAATGCCTGGAAGAACTGCCCGAGGCGCAACGCGAAGTCGTGGTGCTGATTTATGTGCATGGCTGGACGCAGCAGGAATTGGTCGAACGGCAGGGCAGTCCGCTCGGGACGGTGAAAAGTTGGGCGCGTAGAGGGCTTCAGGCCCTGCGCGCCTGTGTAGAACGCATCTCGGATAGGTGA
- a CDS encoding anti-sigma factor, which translates to MDWSNERRRDALAADYVLGLLQGRALARFERRMQEDTDLQRRVWALRERLDPLLQGEPREPSAAVWQRIEQELGWAPKRRPWAWFERLSLAAAVFALVAAIGLGVYVQTRPSTPPSGRMLAVLHNTDKRQVLRVNLAADGRGVTVVALHPLTVPKGRSLELWALPKKGAPIAVGLLNPKPGQIQHYPLHAAVAELGGFAVSVEPPGGSPKPVPTGPIVYQGVAIS; encoded by the coding sequence GTGGATTGGAGCAACGAACGCAGACGGGATGCACTGGCGGCCGATTACGTGCTCGGACTGCTGCAGGGGCGTGCGCTGGCGCGCTTCGAGCGGCGCATGCAAGAGGATACGGATTTGCAGCGCCGCGTCTGGGCATTGCGCGAGCGTCTGGACCCCTTGCTGCAGGGCGAGCCACGCGAGCCTTCGGCTGCGGTCTGGCAGCGTATCGAGCAGGAACTCGGCTGGGCACCGAAGCGGCGTCCGTGGGCCTGGTTCGAGCGGTTATCGCTGGCCGCGGCCGTGTTCGCGCTGGTCGCGGCCATCGGTCTGGGCGTGTATGTGCAGACACGGCCCTCAACGCCACCGAGCGGGCGCATGCTGGCTGTGCTGCACAACACCGACAAGCGTCAGGTGTTGCGCGTGAATCTGGCCGCGGACGGGCGCGGCGTGACGGTGGTCGCGCTGCACCCGCTGACTGTACCGAAAGGGCGCAGTCTGGAACTGTGGGCCTTGCCCAAGAAAGGCGCGCCGATTGCCGTGGGTCTGCTGAATCCGAAGCCAGGGCAGATCCAGCACTACCCGTTGCATGCCGCCGTGGCAGAACTTGGCGGCTTTGCGGTCAGCGTGGAGCCGCCGGGCGGTTCACCCAAGCCGGTGCCGACCGGCCCGATCGTCTATCAGGGGGTGGCGATCAGCTGA